In the genome of Pseudomonas sp. B33.4, the window GCAGTTTGCCCTGGTCACTGACGCCAGTCATTGCGCCGGTCCTTCGTTTGTCCAGTTGGGCAAGGCGATGGGCGTGCGGGTGATCGCCGCGACCAAGGAAGCAGAGGAGCGCGAGTACCTGCTGTCCCTTGGCGCTGAAAAGGTCATCGTCACCGAAGAGGAAGATCTGTTGATGCGAATCAACAAGATCACTGACAACCGCGGTGTCGACGTGGTGTTCGACGGCCTCGGCGGTCCGCAGATGTCGCTGCTTGGCGATGTGCTGGCGCCGCGTGGCAGCCTGGTGCTGTACGGCCTGCAGGGTGGCAACCAGACGCCGTTCCCGGCCTGCGCAGCGTTCCAGAAGAACATCCAGTTCTTCGTGCACTGCATCGGCAACTTTACCGGCAAGCCGGAACTGGGCATCACTCAGGACCACGTCGCGCTGCAACGTGCCCTGCGTGATATCAATCAGTTGACCGCTGACCGTGTGTTGCTGCCGCTGAAGACGCGTGTATTTCCGTTCAACGAGTTCGTCGAAGCGCATCGCTACATGGACGAATGCCCGTGCCGCGAACGGGTAGCCCTGCAAGTCGAACCGGCGTAAGCCCTGTCATCAGAGTCCGTGGCCCCACGGACTCTTCTGCGTTTAGCTTCCCCTCCTGAAAAACAGCGCACCGTGGCAATGGCGCCACGACCGATCAGCAACTGAACCGGTTTTTGCTCGCGATCTGTATCTTCTAATCACAATGTAA includes:
- a CDS encoding zinc-dependent alcohol dehydrogenase family protein encodes the protein MSRTIRFHKFGPAEVLKCEEHAAAQPGPGEVQVRVEAIGISWYDTLWRQNLASSQARLPAGLGHEMAGVITAVGDGVDDLAVGDKVASFPAESANDYPVYGESIVLPRTALTRYPDVLSPIEASVHYTPLLIAYFAYADLARVKPGQFALVTDASHCAGPSFVQLGKAMGVRVIAATKEAEEREYLLSLGAEKVIVTEEEDLLMRINKITDNRGVDVVFDGLGGPQMSLLGDVLAPRGSLVLYGLQGGNQTPFPACAAFQKNIQFFVHCIGNFTGKPELGITQDHVALQRALRDINQLTADRVLLPLKTRVFPFNEFVEAHRYMDECPCRERVALQVEPA